The following are encoded in a window of Halosolutus halophilus genomic DNA:
- the rpl12p gene encoding 50S ribosomal protein P1: MEYVYAALILNETGEEINEDNLTNVLDAAGVDVEESRVKALVAALEDVDIDEAVSEAAAVPAAGAAAGAGAADEAAGDEDEEEEVEETSDVPDTTDEDEDDEADGEGLGELFG, translated from the coding sequence ATGGAATACGTTTACGCTGCACTCATCCTGAACGAAACGGGCGAAGAGATCAACGAAGACAACCTGACGAACGTGCTCGACGCTGCCGGCGTCGACGTCGAGGAGTCCCGCGTGAAGGCGCTCGTCGCCGCACTCGAGGACGTCGACATCGACGAGGCAGTCTCCGAGGCTGCTGCCGTCCCCGCCGCCGGTGCCGCCGCAGGCGCTGGCGCGGCCGACGAGGCCGCGGGCGACGAAGACGAAGAGGAAGAAGTCGAAGAGACCAGCGACGTCCCGGACACGACGGACGAAGACGAGGACGACGAGGCAGACGGCGAAGGCCTCGGCGAACTCTTCGGCTAA
- a CDS encoding tripartite tricarboxylate transporter permease, translating into MAVPVEFVAEPMLTLQLLGWVLAGSLLGSCSGLVPGLHANNFALLLAGIAPSIPGPPLFVGCAMLAAGVVHTFCNAVPAMALGVPDAEMAVTALPGHRLVLAGRGYEAIRLSALGSLLAVLAAIPLAIPITWGVTAAYPTIRDNLPLLLAIVVVALVASERTWRARGGALLAFTLSAALGAFTMDLSPDAPLDAGGTLAPLFAGLFGAPVLIDAIRGSGIPPQGDETIVISHRLVGTTAVAGALAGAVVGYVPGISAAIAAVAALVVVPADAGDRGYVVATSGVDTANTIFALFALVAIGQPRTGVMVAFETVNAPLDVPILLGAVVVAGAIGFALVCIVGDAYLDVVGRIPYWKISIAVLGLLLALSTLFTGILGIVVFVVATAIGMVPIRLRARRVHLMGVLIGPLLLGL; encoded by the coding sequence ATGGCCGTCCCCGTCGAGTTCGTCGCCGAGCCGATGCTGACGCTGCAGTTGCTCGGCTGGGTCCTGGCTGGATCGCTGCTCGGCAGTTGCAGCGGACTCGTGCCGGGACTGCACGCCAACAACTTCGCACTCCTGCTGGCCGGGATCGCGCCCTCGATCCCCGGCCCGCCGCTATTCGTCGGCTGTGCGATGCTCGCAGCCGGCGTCGTCCACACGTTTTGCAACGCCGTGCCCGCCATGGCACTCGGCGTGCCCGACGCCGAGATGGCGGTCACCGCGCTGCCGGGCCACCGGCTGGTCCTCGCGGGCCGCGGCTACGAGGCCATACGGCTGTCGGCACTCGGGAGCCTGCTCGCGGTCCTCGCGGCGATCCCGCTGGCGATCCCGATCACGTGGGGCGTGACGGCTGCCTACCCGACGATTCGCGACAATCTCCCGCTTCTGCTGGCGATCGTCGTCGTCGCGCTGGTTGCGTCCGAGCGGACGTGGCGTGCTCGTGGGGGTGCACTCCTCGCGTTCACACTCTCCGCTGCCCTCGGCGCGTTCACCATGGACCTCTCCCCGGACGCGCCGCTCGACGCCGGCGGGACCCTCGCGCCCCTCTTCGCCGGGCTGTTCGGCGCACCCGTCCTGATCGACGCGATTCGCGGGAGCGGCATTCCGCCACAGGGCGACGAGACGATCGTGATCTCCCACCGGCTCGTCGGAACGACCGCCGTCGCCGGCGCACTCGCTGGCGCGGTGGTGGGCTACGTCCCGGGTATCTCCGCTGCCATCGCGGCAGTCGCAGCGCTCGTCGTCGTCCCCGCCGACGCCGGCGATCGCGGCTACGTCGTCGCGACGAGCGGCGTCGATACGGCGAACACCATCTTCGCGCTGTTCGCTCTCGTGGCGATCGGCCAGCCCCGGACGGGCGTGATGGTCGCGTTCGAGACCGTGAACGCGCCGCTCGACGTGCCGATCCTGCTCGGGGCCGTCGTCGTCGCGGGCGCGATCGGCTTCGCCCTCGTCTGTATCGTCGGCGACGCGTATCTCGACGTCGTCGGTCGGATCCCCTACTGGAAGATTTCGATCGCGGTGCTCGGGCTCCTGCTCGCACTTTCGACCCTCTTCACCGGGATCCTCGGTATCGTCGTCTTCGTCGTTGCGACGGCGATCGGGATGGTCCCGATTCGATTGCGAGCGCGGCGGGTCCACCTGATGGGCGTGCTGATCGGCCCGTTGCTGCTCGGACTCTAG
- a CDS encoding 50S ribosomal protein L1: MADSDIETAVARALEESPDRNFTETVDLAINLRDLDLNEPSNRVDESVVLPSGTGQETRIVVIAEGETAVRAEEAADEVLSVDDVADLDDDEAKDMADETDFFIAEEAMMQDIARHLGTILGPRGKMPDPLSPDDDVVETVNRLKNTVQLRSGDRRTFHTLVGAEDMDAEDIADNIDVILRRLHADLEKGPQNIDAVYVKTTMGPSQEVA; the protein is encoded by the coding sequence ATGGCAGATTCGGATATTGAAACCGCAGTGGCTCGCGCACTCGAGGAGTCGCCCGATCGGAACTTTACCGAGACGGTCGACCTCGCGATCAACTTGCGCGACCTTGACCTGAACGAACCGTCGAACCGTGTTGACGAGTCCGTCGTCCTGCCGTCCGGAACCGGCCAGGAAACGCGAATCGTCGTCATCGCCGAGGGCGAAACCGCAGTCCGCGCCGAAGAGGCCGCGGACGAGGTTCTCTCGGTCGACGACGTGGCCGATCTGGACGACGACGAGGCCAAAGATATGGCCGACGAGACGGACTTCTTCATCGCCGAAGAGGCGATGATGCAAGACATCGCCCGGCACCTGGGTACCATCCTCGGTCCCCGGGGGAAGATGCCGGATCCGCTCTCGCCCGACGACGACGTCGTCGAGACCGTCAACCGGCTCAAGAACACCGTGCAGCTTCGCTCCGGCGACCGCCGAACGTTCCACACGCTCGTCGGCGCCGAGGACATGGATGCCGAAGACATCGCCGACAACATCGACGTCATCCTGCGTCGCCTGCACGCCGACCTCGAGAAGGGGCCCCAGAACATCGACGCCGTCTACGTAAAGACGACGATGGGGCCGTCTCAGGAGGTGGCCTAG
- a CDS encoding BtpA/SgcQ family protein translates to MPPAPRSPLQDRFDAVRPVVGMIHLSPLPGAPGSDGDRDAIRTRMLEDARRLEDGGVDGIVLENFGDAPFYPDDVPKHVVADVTSLATALTGAVDVPVGINVLRNDAIAALSIAAATGAAFVRVNVHVGTAATDQGVVEGQAHETLRLRERIDADVAILADVHVKHASPIGERDIEAAAIETVERGRADGVIVSGPGTGRETALADVERVVAALSDAGIDRSVPVFVGSGVTAATIGDCLAAGADGVIVGTALKEDGETTNPVSEERVRRVVAARDDVT, encoded by the coding sequence ATGCCACCTGCACCGCGATCACCCCTCCAGGACCGGTTCGACGCCGTTCGTCCCGTCGTCGGTATGATTCACCTTTCGCCACTTCCGGGCGCACCGGGATCTGATGGCGATCGCGACGCGATCCGGACCCGGATGCTCGAGGACGCGCGACGGCTCGAAGACGGCGGCGTGGACGGGATCGTCCTCGAGAACTTCGGGGACGCGCCGTTCTACCCCGACGACGTTCCGAAACACGTCGTCGCGGACGTGACCTCGCTCGCGACGGCCTTGACCGGTGCGGTCGACGTTCCGGTCGGAATCAACGTCCTTCGAAACGACGCGATCGCGGCACTCTCGATCGCCGCGGCGACTGGTGCCGCGTTCGTCCGGGTCAACGTCCACGTAGGTACGGCCGCGACCGATCAGGGCGTCGTCGAGGGTCAGGCACACGAGACCCTTCGGCTCCGCGAGCGGATCGACGCCGACGTCGCGATCCTCGCGGACGTCCACGTCAAACACGCCAGCCCGATCGGGGAGCGTGACATCGAGGCGGCGGCGATCGAGACCGTCGAGCGCGGCCGGGCTGACGGGGTGATCGTCTCCGGGCCTGGAACCGGTCGGGAGACGGCACTCGCGGACGTCGAGCGAGTCGTCGCGGCCCTTTCGGATGCCGGAATCGATCGCTCGGTCCCCGTCTTCGTCGGCAGCGGCGTCACGGCGGCGACGATCGGCGACTGCCTCGCGGCCGGTGCTGACGGCGTGATCGTCGGCACGGCGCTCAAAGAGGACGGTGAGACGACGAACCCGGTCTCGGAGGAACGGGTCCGTCGAGTGGTCGCGGCGCGGGACGACGTGACCTAG
- a CDS encoding DUF429 domain-containing protein, producing the protein MSDTVGLDWGGNGWIAVIATGERDPTIDVAFYPSMLNAWRDNRDAERMLVDIPIGLADDERRECDAIARSILGADRSRVFFTPVRDAVYEDEYEAAGDANEAATGTRISTQAYHICPAIREVDGVLREIDAARELLRESHPEVCYAVLAGGSGVGPKSSDDGLERRRELLATELGWPVSDVESIESRHIDEQPTHARRLRAGNRDDLLDAFVLALTARGETASLPGDPPTDRHGLPMEIVAPATVSDLR; encoded by the coding sequence ATGAGCGACACCGTCGGACTCGACTGGGGTGGTAACGGCTGGATCGCCGTAATCGCAACGGGTGAGCGCGATCCGACGATCGACGTCGCGTTCTATCCGTCGATGCTGAACGCGTGGCGCGACAATCGCGACGCCGAACGAATGCTCGTGGACATCCCGATCGGGCTGGCGGACGACGAACGCCGCGAGTGTGACGCGATCGCTCGATCGATCCTCGGGGCCGATCGGAGCCGGGTGTTTTTCACGCCGGTCCGGGACGCGGTCTACGAGGACGAGTACGAGGCGGCGGGCGACGCCAACGAGGCAGCGACGGGGACCCGTATCTCGACGCAGGCATATCACATCTGCCCTGCGATCCGGGAGGTCGACGGGGTACTCCGCGAGATCGACGCCGCCCGAGAACTGCTCCGGGAGTCACACCCCGAGGTCTGTTACGCGGTACTCGCCGGCGGATCGGGAGTGGGGCCGAAGTCGAGCGACGACGGGCTCGAACGCCGGCGGGAGCTACTCGCGACGGAACTCGGCTGGCCCGTGAGTGACGTCGAATCGATCGAGAGCCGGCACATCGACGAGCAACCGACCCACGCTCGCCGACTCCGAGCCGGAAACCGGGACGATCTGCTCGACGCGTTCGTACTCGCCCTGACAGCCCGCGGCGAGACGGCGTCGCTGCCGGGCGATCCGCCGACCGATCGCCACGGGCTGCCGATGGAGATCGTTGCGCCCGCGACCGTGTCGGACCTGCGGTAG
- a CDS encoding HAD family hydrolase yields the protein MTTAVYFDLDGTLCSYDVPFEAQFETTVSPYGEPTDAAYEAYVDRLFDALENCEADPYCRAFEAVAEQIDLDATPHTLAREHCETELEASVVTASAKRVVERVATTAPTGILTNGDGRQQRSKLERHGLAEPVDEVIVSNSVDVRKPDRRIFELAKARLPAEDYVYVGDSYEEDVVGARSAGFTTVYVNETGSETGDADAADAVVSSVDELLEPAALPASVRTAFTPTTR from the coding sequence GTGACGACGGCAGTATACTTCGATCTCGACGGAACGCTCTGTTCGTACGACGTGCCGTTCGAGGCGCAGTTCGAAACGACCGTCTCTCCCTACGGTGAGCCGACCGACGCGGCGTACGAGGCCTACGTCGACCGCCTGTTCGACGCTCTCGAGAACTGCGAGGCCGATCCGTACTGCCGCGCGTTCGAGGCCGTCGCGGAGCAGATCGATCTCGATGCGACTCCCCACACGCTCGCCCGCGAGCACTGCGAGACGGAACTCGAGGCGTCCGTCGTGACGGCGAGCGCAAAGCGGGTCGTCGAACGGGTCGCGACGACCGCTCCGACCGGCATCCTGACGAACGGGGACGGTCGACAACAGCGATCGAAACTGGAACGGCACGGGCTCGCGGAGCCGGTCGACGAGGTGATCGTCTCGAACAGCGTCGACGTGCGAAAACCCGATCGCCGGATCTTCGAACTCGCGAAAGCCCGCTTGCCGGCCGAGGACTACGTCTACGTCGGCGATAGCTACGAGGAGGACGTCGTCGGTGCCCGATCGGCTGGCTTCACGACGGTGTACGTGAACGAGACCGGTAGCGAAACCGGCGACGCCGACGCGGCGGACGCCGTCGTTTCGAGCGTCGACGAACTGCTCGAGCCGGCAGCACTCCCGGCTTCGGTACGAACCGCATTCACGCCGACGACGAGGTAG
- a CDS encoding 50S ribosomal protein L10, producing the protein MSAQAERKTENLPQWKKEEVDELEQLIDDYESVGVVGIAGIPSKQLQDMRRGLHGTAVVRVSRNTLQTRALEDAGLDDLVEHIDGQVGLVATDENPFSLYKELEASKTPAPINEGEVAPNDIVIPEGDTGVDPGPFVGELQSIGANARIEDGSIQVMEDSTVLSAGEEVSADLANVLNELGIEPKEVGLDLRAVIADGVLFDPEDLDIDVEAYESDVSTAAARARNLSVNATFPTATTAPTLIAKATGEAKSLGLQAAIEDEDLMPDLVSKADAQLRALAAQIDDEEALPEELQDVEAPAEPAAADEGDDESADDQDEDTEAEDADADDDDEDDGDGAAGLGEMFG; encoded by the coding sequence ATGAGCGCACAGGCTGAACGCAAGACCGAGAACCTTCCCCAGTGGAAGAAAGAGGAAGTCGACGAACTCGAGCAGCTCATCGACGACTACGAGAGCGTCGGCGTCGTCGGCATCGCCGGCATTCCCTCGAAACAGCTCCAGGACATGCGCCGCGGACTGCACGGCACCGCCGTGGTGCGCGTCAGCCGCAACACCCTGCAGACGCGCGCTCTAGAGGACGCCGGACTCGACGACCTCGTCGAGCACATCGATGGACAGGTCGGACTCGTCGCGACCGACGAGAACCCGTTCTCGCTCTACAAGGAGCTCGAGGCGTCGAAGACGCCCGCCCCGATCAACGAGGGCGAGGTCGCCCCGAACGACATCGTCATCCCCGAGGGTGACACCGGAGTCGATCCGGGACCGTTCGTCGGCGAACTCCAGAGCATCGGCGCGAACGCACGGATCGAGGACGGTTCGATCCAGGTCATGGAGGACTCGACGGTCCTTTCGGCCGGCGAGGAAGTCTCTGCGGACCTGGCGAACGTCCTCAACGAACTCGGTATCGAACCCAAAGAGGTCGGTCTCGACCTTCGCGCCGTCATCGCCGACGGCGTTCTCTTCGATCCCGAGGACCTGGACATCGACGTCGAGGCCTACGAAAGCGACGTGTCGACGGCCGCCGCCCGCGCCCGGAACCTCTCGGTCAACGCGACCTTCCCGACCGCGACGACGGCCCCGACGCTCATCGCCAAGGCCACGGGCGAGGCCAAGAGCCTCGGCCTGCAGGCCGCGATCGAGGACGAAGACCTGATGCCCGACCTCGTCTCCAAGGCCGACGCACAGCTGCGTGCGCTCGCGGCCCAGATCGACGACGAGGAGGCCCTGCCCGAGGAACTGCAGGACGTCGAGGCGCCTGCTGAACCGGCAGCGGCCGACGAGGGCGACGACGAATCGGCGGACGACCAAGACGAGGACACCGAGGCCGAGGACGCCGACGCCGACGATGACGACGAAGACGACGGCGACGGCGCTGCAGGACTCGGCGAAATGTTCGGCTAA